A window of the Halopseudomonas phragmitis genome harbors these coding sequences:
- a CDS encoding Arc family DNA-binding protein, translated as MKTATQNYTSRTADKFVVRLPQGMRDRIADVAKQHHRSMNSEIIARLEHSLLDLPSLPEHPSRHVLNDQQLDNLSHPERELLLRFREMSRRQQNALLALLASESA; from the coding sequence ATGAAAACTGCAACCCAAAACTACACTAGCCGTACCGCCGACAAGTTTGTCGTTCGCCTGCCGCAAGGTATGCGCGACCGTATTGCAGACGTCGCCAAACAACATCACCGCAGCATGAACTCGGAAATCATCGCCCGGCTGGAACACAGCCTGCTGGATCTGCCCAGCCTGCCCGAGCATCCGAGCCGCCATGTTCTCAATGACCAACAACTGGACAACCTGAGCCACCCCGAACGCGAACTGCTTTTGCGCTTCCGGGAAATGAGCCGGCGCCAGCAAAACGCCCTGCTCGCCCTGCTGGCCAGCGAATCTGCCTGA